From the Centropristis striata isolate RG_2023a ecotype Rhode Island chromosome 5, C.striata_1.0, whole genome shotgun sequence genome, the window GTTTACTTCGTAAACAGGACCTCTATGGTTCACCAGCTTTTCTCCCATGtgtccaaaagcattttccaaacgATGTAAATATTGCTGTAATGCAATTTTGCTGCTTCCTGTGcaggaaattctaaattaaaaagacagtttgcagaatcaaaccattaaattatagccatttggattaaatgtttaggaataattggtcaacactgagcagtttttgctctctctctatacAAAGTGGGGATTTTAGAGCAGCAATAGTAGCTATTCTACTACTTCACTTGCTTTTATCACACTGTCTTGTTTTTagcatgttgtgttgtttttagcatgttgtcttgtttttaaagatgtttaagattttagactttgtaaggtgaccttgggtgacatgaaaggcgcctatgaattaaatgtattattattattattattattagtttgttGACATAATTCTAGaaacaatatgaaaaaagttgagtaCAATAGGCATTGTCATATATTTTTTGATGATATATATCGTCCTATGGCCCAACTCTAGTACTTGTTATTATGCATTTAAACTGTGTTGCTGTGTATTATGATGTCTTGATATATGATTTAATCACAGTATGATTCcattaaaagacaataaattatcAGATTGAATTTTGCCCAGCCCCAATGTCTTGATCTCTGCAGCCAAAGCAGCCCCTTGTGATCCCTCAATGTTTACCTGTAATATCAAGGCTATAGTTAAGAAATTTCTCACTCCTGTCCCTGCTCACCTTGTTTGCCCTTTCAGCTGCAACTTTGCTGCTCTATTGTTAGGACCTCTGTAGTTttgggtgtgtgttggtggcctAACTGTGCTCTATCTGGATGACCCAGGCTGCCCCTGTGCTGTGGTGGGCTATTAGGAGAAAGTGTGAAGCTTTCCAAACTCCCGTGGTTAGTCAGGTTGCCAGGGCTGGGGGagaaattttcctttttttcatgctatttctttatttctttcagaCATGGTGCTAATGAAGCAAAACATCCAATGCAGTAAAAGTCTATACTGTATGAAATAAGGTATGTGGCTGCATAATCTGGGGCCGTCTCTTGTGGCTGGGAGCACAGATGCGGGGATGTTTTGTGAGCTGGAGAAAGAGGCTGCTTTGGTGGTGGTAATAGGATTAGGCAAAGGACACCCAGGGACAGGCTTATATGTTCACTTGGTTGGTTGTCAAAACTATCTCAAACACAGAAACTACAACAGGCATAATAGCATCTTTTTACACATTCAGGAGTGCAGCTTAATTGAAAATATAGACTTTATTGTTCTATCATACAATACAAAACCAACTGGAGCCTAAATCTTTTGATTAAATTCtagaaaaaatgtcttttctcacatcactctataacagtataaaaatcctcagaaataaatatttcatatttacactaataataaaaaaggtaaatattcAGTGCATGAACACAAGTGTTTTTACAGGAAACAAGCAAAGACATGATAATATTCTGTTTCTAGTAAGAGTCGGTTTTGTGTCAGCTACATTTACACCAAAATAGAAAAAGGCATAAGATCAAAACATCTCCTGACCTGACACTAATGATAGTGTATTCTCCAGCCACTGACAGGTGCATAAATCATTCAGCAAACTTACAAGTTACATCatcataaatatattcatatattttaatatttacagcATTTTGGTTCTCATAGCTGCTATACAGAAAGATCTCTTCTGCAAAGGCtcttatcttaaaataaaatgtgtatctgctttttttttttacagcctaGCCTGAAGTAATACACATCTGCCTACTTTAAACCAGTTTAATGCTACACTAatgaattaacaggaattttgtgtcttttttgttgctttaatgtACGTCTCAAAGTGACATTTCATTTTGAGAGCATGGTGAGATTCTGCAggtcacttttatttatttatttttttttaaatattaacaccTCAGATTTGCCAAACTACCACTAATCATGCTTTAATATTCAGTGTATTGATAATACATTCAAATTTAGTTGCCTCAGTAAGATTTGTTCTGTCAGTTTCTGTTTTCCTTGGCAAGCACCGGTCCCAGTCGTGTAACATCAGGACCATCCTGTGGTCAGTGTGAGAGTGGCAAATCAGGAGTGAGGTGTATTCAACTCAGGAGAAATCTAAACAAAAAGGGCAAATGTGGTGAGGAAATTATAAGTGGTTGGGCTGCATCCAGGGCCTAAGTACACAAGTTGGGAACAGACAGCCCATCCCTGGAGATAAACTTCACACAATTTCATGTGAGAGAAGCCAAACTTCAGCAAAGCAgaacaaaacagattttttttaaataactccCCTCTTGTTAGAGGTCTTCACCAGTTTATGAGAGCACATGTTTGTGGCTCTCTGGCCACAGAAACATCTGTGAAACATTGTGTCCAGTCTCTGCCCTCAGTGGGGGAGAAGACGGCTCTAGTGGTACCCAGTTACAGCAATCGATTCTGCACCACATCGTTTCATCCCTTTActtcttatttttattcatccTCAGTTCAAACACTTGAGGGATGTGGATGGCTTCCATTCTACATGGATGGTTGTAGTGTTTAAATACCCTCTTAAAACTGTTAAGCATCATAGGCAAGGAGCAAATACATATACTCCCTCTGTACCCTGTTCATATATTTGTActtctctccatctccctcttTCTAAAACACTGATTGAGATTTTGTGCCAGAGAGCTCCCTGTATCAGTTTACCCGCCTTGAAGCTTTTCTAGCTTCTACCTAACATCTCAAACCACCTGTGTACTAGTGGCTTTCTCAGCAAACTACCTATTTTGCTAAGAAGTTCTTCGTTGCCTTTAATATATGCCTATATATTCACTTGGTGTCCACCTGTGATCATAGACACTGGTGCAACGTTCGTGTACTGGTGCAGTTCAAGCAGCTGACATGACAGCACCAGTGGAAGGTGCAGTGGCAACGTTCAGTCACACTCTCAGTCCGGGTCTTAAACCCACGTCCACAGCAGAGCAGCTCACATCCATCCAGGCCTGGAGAAGAGCTGTTGCATGTTCTCCCAGAAGTTCCCAAAGTGCCAGTTTTTCCATTGTAGGAGCAGAAGTTTGGTGATTTCTCAAAATAGACCAGGTCCATAGCAGAGGGTGGTTTGTGAGCCGGGTTTTCAGGCTCCAGATGTCGGGGGTCGGCTCGGTGAGAAGCGCGGTTGCTTCCCTTGTTGGCATAAACAACTCTGGATGCACCATCAAAGCGGTCCTTAAGGAAGTCTCCCACTGTGCGGAAGCTGGGCAGGCGCATCCAACAGGTGCGCACGGTGCAGGAGCCTGACATGCCGTGGCACTTACACTCCTGACGCATCTCTGATgacacagtctgcagagaggaAGACCAAAGGATTATGATGAAATCTTACAAACAGTAAATCACATATACAATAGAGGCTTTTGGGAATTCTGACAAAAGTTTGTGGCATATTCAAGTAACAAATACTTACCATTCTGCCAGCCTCGTTATTGTGTAGGTTGGTGAGGTAGCGCAGATCCCTGCCCCTCTCGCTGGAGTCCACAAACTCACGACTGAACATCCGGCCAAAGTCCACATTGTCACTGCAGCCCCCCCAGTGCCAGTCTGGCCCTCCAGGACCTCTGCGCCGGTAATCGCATGTGCACGACTCAATGGCTCCTTCTGAGCAGGAGCGAGCCACAGCGTGGGTCACCCCTGCGCTGGTAATGGCAAATACAAATGCTGTCTCTCGGCAACCTGAAGAGACAACACCAAAACTTCCCATTAGAAACAATTCCAGCCATTTAGACTTGGCTTTGCCAAGTTTTGcccaaaattgaaaaaaattgagACAAAGCCTTTTAAATGTGTACAAGAGATTCCATTACATCCTGGCCAAAATTGTCCAAATAATGCCTGGTGAGAAAGACAAGAGAGGCTCACCACGATTGACAATTTTCCCAAAAACTGCTGGGCTGTGGGTGGTCGGGCAGTTCCAGCGGCGGTTGCGGAACTGCCACTTGCACTCCTTTATGGCGGTGTGCAGCCCAGCGGCGATGGCATGCAAGATGCCAGGATTCTGCCGAATCAGCCGGCGCTGGCGACGACTCAGTAGGGCCAGGCTTGGGTCCAGGACCAACTGCACGTTCTTGGAATTGGTTAGGAGGTTGGATGAGGAGGCCACATTGACAATACCCCTGGCACAAGACAAGGACAGTGGAAATCAGAGTCGAGGAGCTGGCAGTTTATGCATGCAGCTCCTTCAGTGACCCTCTTGACTCCTAAACTGATGTGTCCTGGCTTCTCAGTGTTGTGCCTTTAACATTACAGTTTCCATTCTATACAACAGTGGTGCATACTGTTTTGAGACAATGAGGAGAAAGTGATTCCCTGAGTCAGAAGGCAGGTTTCTGTCTTGGTTAATAACACGGAaatatcattttacctctttataAATGACTTGGATCAGAAACCGATTTAATGAGGAGTCAGTTTCATTATTAGAACTTGTAACCATGTGCTTCTGCCAAATATTAAGTCTGTTTTACTCTGTAAAATAGCTGAGTGGCACAGTCACAGGAAATCCCCCTACACAGGTTTTCATCTCCtgtttaacataattttctttcttttctgataattttctcTGTCTTGTGATAAACTAAGAGCTGAAGAGAATTGAAACAAACTTTTAGATTCGAGTCCAATCTTATCTACAAATCAGAGCAAGACCAATATATTTGTTAGCCAATATTGCCCATCTCATATATGTCGGTATATATTTGTATCTGTATATTTTACTGAacatttaatgcagaaaa encodes:
- the wnt1 gene encoding protein Wnt-1; this encodes MRSLALLLGVKAACILLVSSLSGTGAVNNSGRWWGIVNVASSSNLLTNSKNVQLVLDPSLALLSRRQRRLIRQNPGILHAIAAGLHTAIKECKWQFRNRRWNCPTTHSPAVFGKIVNRGCRETAFVFAITSAGVTHAVARSCSEGAIESCTCDYRRRGPGGPDWHWGGCSDNVDFGRMFSREFVDSSERGRDLRYLTNLHNNEAGRMTVSSEMRQECKCHGMSGSCTVRTCWMRLPSFRTVGDFLKDRFDGASRVVYANKGSNRASHRADPRHLEPENPAHKPPSAMDLVYFEKSPNFCSYNGKTGTLGTSGRTCNSSSPGLDGCELLCCGRGFKTRTESVTERCHCTFHWCCHVSCLNCTSTRTLHQCL